The sequence below is a genomic window from Thalassomonas haliotis.
TGCTGTCGTTTTGTTTGCGGATCCAGGCATCTGAGGTCAGCAGTTTAATCATGGTTTGTTGATCTTTCCCGGCGCTGGCCTGATCTTTTACTGTGTATAACTTCTGCTTTTCTTCATTCATTACCTTATTGCCAAGTGCCGACTTGGCTGTCAGCTCCCTTATCTGCTCATCCGAACGCAACATCTCTATGGTGTCCAGTACCCGGGTTTGCTCTTTTAAGGCTATTTTGTCCTTGCCGCTTACAGAGCCGGCTTCACCCTCAGGTACGCCCAGCAAATGCTCAAGGCTGACGGTGGTAATTTTCAGATATGCCTGCTGATCACTTTCGCGCATCGTTTTTATTTGCGTAAAAGTTTCAGCCAGCTGATTTTCGTCAAACTGATAGCGGCTCAACAATTTGATACTATCTTCAAGCATGCCGCGGCGGCTGCTGTCGGACTGGCTGGCTTCACTTAAAGACATATAGGGGTCAAGGGGGAGGGCATGCAGGTCAAGCCGCTTTTGCTGCGGTTTGATCTTTTGGGCTATATCCCCTAAATAATCGAGTAGCAGCAGTTGATCTTTTTCTTCAAGGCCTGCTAGCTGGTTCATTAATTCATTGCCCAGCGAATCGGAGACACTGAGCACGTTTAGCAGATTTGCCTGTTGTTCCTCTTCAAAACCGGCCAAGTCGGTAATCAGGCCCCTGGCATCTTCTGTGTTATTAATGGCTAAAACGAAGTTGTGTAAATTGTTGTTAGCAAATGAATTGTTAGTGCCGCTGCTCTTTCCGCCGGCATCATAGGTATTATTGTCAGAGGGAGGCACTTTAGCGGCAAAAGCGCTTGCTTGAGCCAATACCAAAGCCCGGTCTTCATCGTTTAATGTCGCCAGGGTTTCGGTAAACGTCTTAATTGACGAATCCCCTGTGGCGACGGATGTTGCCTGATGCCGATCGCTGGGAGTGGTAAACAATACATCTGCGACAGTTACAAGTTGCTCAAGTTCTTGATTATTAAGCTTTGACGCCAATGTAATGAAATCATTGTCTAATAATAAGTCTTTATTTTTGTTCAGGGCAGCTTGCTGCTCTGAAGATAGTCGTTGCAGTACGGTATCGGCCGCCAGGTTGGCAATACGAAGATTGAAGCTTGGCTGTTGCTGCGGACTAAAGAGTTTATTGACAAAAGCCGCGGTGTCGATTTGTAGCGGAGTTTCTTCTTTTTCGTTTACCCTTTCCAGATTGAATACATCACCTGGCAGGGTATCCTGATAAATGGAGTAGATGCGCATATCAGGTGTTTGCGCCTGATTAGTCCCGCTGAATTCAAAATGCGGCCGGGAACGAAAGGATATTGATTCAATCGTTGGAAATTTCATTGTGTATTCCGTTACTGGTTCGGTATAACTTGTTAACTATATGTTTTATCGGCATTAGGTTGCCGTTCTTGAGTAATAATTTTAAGTCTTTCAGATGGCGGCGGATAATTTGTTTGTGGTATAAGGTATTAATTTTTATATGGTTTAGCATGGCTTATATCTTTTTTATTATTTACAGGGCGGAGCCTGGCCACTAATTTTTATGAGTTCTTGATGATAATAAAAAATAACACTTTGTTTGCTCTTCTATTAACCCTGGCTGCAACAGCTTTGAATACAGGGGCAGCGTATGCGCTGACAACGGATTTAGGAGAAAAGGCCGATTATGATGTTTTGCACTATGATGCCCGGTTAACGGCTAATTTAGCCGCAAAGGCTATTGATGGCCGGGTAACCGTGACGGCGAAAAAACTCTCCGGGGGAGAGCGGCCGCTGGTATTATCGGCCAAGTATAAAACGGCCATCAAGGTATCATCGGATAATGTCAAACTGAGTTATCAAATCCTTGAAGATGACTTAGTGATTAACTTTCACTCGCCGTTAACCAGGGGGCAAAGTTTTTCCGTGGATATTGAATACCATGCAGCCCCTAAGCGGGGCATGCGCTTTTATCCGGATCATATGTTCACGGTTTACCATACCGGGAACTGGCTGGTGTCCCATGGCAATATTGCCGATAAAGCCAGTTTCGATTTGACTTTAGTGCATGATCAGAAACTAAAAACCATAGCTAATGGTCGGCTGGTTTCACAAAAGTCGGCACCGACAGGGAAAATGCACAGCCACTGGCAGCAGCAAACGCCGATCCCTCTGTATACCTTTGGTTTTGCCCTGGGAGATTTCCAGTTGCACAGTACTGCTTATAACAACCAGGCGATAAATTTTTTCTATCGCCCCAGGCCACTTTCAGGCTTGAACCGGCAAAAAATCAAGGATATTTTTGCCGATGTGCCGGATATGATGCGCTTTTTTGAGGAAAAATCCGCTATTGCCCTGCCTAATAAACAATATAGTTATGTGCTGGTACCCGGCACTATCGCCCAGGAAGCCGCCGGTTTCAGTATGGTGGGAGAAAAATTTGCCCATACTGTGCTTGAGCAGCCGGGAGAAAACTGGTTCATTGCCCATGAACTGGCGCATGAATGGTGGGGCAACAGCATTACCTG
It includes:
- a CDS encoding M1 family metallopeptidase encodes the protein MNTGAAYALTTDLGEKADYDVLHYDARLTANLAAKAIDGRVTVTAKKLSGGERPLVLSAKYKTAIKVSSDNVKLSYQILEDDLVINFHSPLTRGQSFSVDIEYHAAPKRGMRFYPDHMFTVYHTGNWLVSHGNIADKASFDLTLVHDQKLKTIANGRLVSQKSAPTGKMHSHWQQQTPIPLYTFGFALGDFQLHSTAYNNQAINFFYRPRPLSGLNRQKIKDIFADVPDMMRFFEEKSAIALPNKQYSYVLVPGTIAQEAAGFSMVGEKFAHTVLEQPGENWFIAHELAHEWWGNSITCAGFSHFWLNEGLVQFMVAAYQQQLFGEPAYHREIKLALNRVKKAAEKGRNSPLAFFTEIAEQDINHSIVYNKGALVFYLLREKLGEKHFWQALKTYSLTFAGKSVVTDDLKRVFEQVSGTDLSAFFQRWVYGEEIPELSF